One Bemisia tabaci chromosome 4, PGI_BMITA_v3 genomic window, GCATCCGCGCCATTATCCGAGAATAAATCAGCGCTCTTCTTCTCTCTCGGCTcgaaaatgttttctctctcaTCGTGGCTTTCCGTGTCGTATTGGGGTTCGGGTGCCGAGggtgctttcataatttttttctgatgactGATTTTGCTAAATACGGAATTGTCATTTGGAGTATCGGAGAAAACACTGTCTTCGCTTTCTTCGCTTGCACGACTCAGCCGCCCACTTAATTCCGGCTCTGACTGCTCAGGGTCGGAAAAAGAATGTCCGCCGTGCGTTCTCTTTTTTGCTTTATGAAGAATATTAGAGACGGTCATAACGATAGGATGTTTCCGCGTCTTCTTAGGCAACGAACCTATAGAGGACAGAGACTTCAGTCTTGATAGTTTCGATCCCCGTTTGGACTCTTTTTGAGCTGGCATGTCGTCAGGATGAACATCAGTGGGTAATGAATAGGATCTGTGGCGTTTCAAATGTATATCTGGCAGCCATAAGCTCACTTGACTGCCTACATGGCTCATGGCCTCTTTCAAACTGCTGCCCTTTCTGAGCTTTTTAGTTTTCTCTTTTACGGGTTCTTTAATGTCCGCTGCAATGGAGATATATCCAGATTTTGAGACAATCACAGAGCTTGGATCATAACCAGTGGAATTGGCTTGCTGGTTGACTGCGTAACTCTTGTTCAGAAGAGATGAATTATAATCGATTGTAGTTTTTTGACTGTACGATGATAAGTCTGAGATCGAGGAATCGGTGTACTGGGGCTGCCCTTGATAAGAGCTTAGGTTATTGTAGCCTAGGCTATCAATGCTTCTAGAGTGCAAATCTCTCCCTCTACTCGAAAGGTGCGCTTGAGATAGACTATAGTTTAATTCTTTGTCATACCTATTACCATCCACTAAATTGCTATCTGGAATGGCACTACTAGTTGGATAGTAAGTCAGGGCATCGGTGATATTACCAGTGGGGAACATCGTTCGATACATGGCATTCTTGTATTCTTCCATATCGGAGAGATCTCCCGTTGGCACAGCACCCGTCGAGTATCCCCTAGCAAGTCGCCTGTTCGGGCGAGCCGGGCTCGATTGTGATTTACTTCGATGTTCTAAGTATGGTCTATTGGTTGTATGCGGTCCTATCAGATCTGGTACATTCGAGAGTGTGGTTTGCGGAAGAATATTTGACACTCCACTGGTGTAAACTGAGGTGTAGTTCTGATCTCTATCACTGCAGGCCATCGAGTAGATTGCAGGCTGTTGTCCCATCAACCTCTCGTACACATCTGGGTAAGAACTAGGCGCTGCCCCGCTGTCTGTATGCCGTCTGGAGAGTCTAGGACTCTTGATGTAGTCTGATCTAGGGGCAGGCGAGGGGACAAAATTACTGTACATCCCATTTTGTTGTTGACTACTTTGATAAATGCTGGCATCTTGTGAGCTAAGGCAATTGTAATATCGCTGTTCGTTATCGCTAGAACCTAAAACTGGAATATATTGCGACGAAACCGAGGAAATTTGAGATGCCCGTCCTATATGGCTCAGATTATCTGCTACATAAGATGTTGGCGTTTTCGACCTCGACGCACTTTTGGGTGATCCGGGTGATTTCTCTAGGCTGGACCATTGTGAACTCATGGACGATAGACCTGAATCGGATTTTGCTTGGATTATATTCGTTGAATTAGATTTGGCTATATGTTTGGGTGATGTTCTGGGTGATTTGGGCGATCGTGGTGTCCTCGGGCTGAGTTTGCCGTGGCTTGGATCCACACTAAAGGTGTTAGAGCTATTAGTTCCTGAGTTATACATATGAAGTGGGCTTACATCTGAGGAGGGTTTAAGAAACGGGTTCGGATCTTGCGGAGCAGGAGGAGGCGGACTACTGGGGGCGGAATTCAGCAGGGACTCTAAATCTGACATTGATTGGCGGGAAGCGCCGATGTAACCGTCTTGTCTCGTTCTCAAGCTCATCGTTGACGGCGAGGGCGACGATATCCTTTCATTCGATgcagaaaatatgtttttatttaATAGAGAAGCTGTGTTGAACGGGGTGGGGGCAGTGGACGATAAACTTGTTTGGATAGAGTAATCGATCGGATAGGAAGAACTCAACGGATAACTATCGGAACGCTTCGGTGATAAGGGAAGTGAGCGATTCGACGACGTTTTCCGCAGGGGTGAAGTGGTGCTGTCGTGTTTTCCCAGGAGGGAAATATTACCCGTGGACGAGTTGAAGCGAGTCTGCATTCTTGGCGAGTTAGGCGTCGAGAAAAAACCTGTCGGCGTCTTTTTCTCGTAGTCGGTAGCTATTTCTCCGCTGGAAAGCCTTAAATTTGACCCGGAACGGTTCCGACTCCCACTATTGGAGAGGCCCGATATTATCAAAAGCTCGTCGACCGATTTTGGAGAAGAACTCAGATTCCACCTCTCCAGCTCGATCTCTGCGTACATCCGCCGGAGCTGCTCATCGACGTCATTCATTTCCACTTGCTCGGAGACCGAAAAATCGGCTTTGCTGGACGCTAGGCTTTGTTGGTTGAGCAGCTGATTTTGCAATAATTTCAACTCGCTCGAGTCTTTTTGTAACTTGCTACTAAGCCGATCTAATTCGTGGAGTTTGTTGACAGCCTCTTGATCTAAACCATTCAAGTCGGTTTCTTGACTTATAGCTAATCCGAACCGATAGTCTTTGTACTCTGCACAGCTGTATAAGGATTCTTTCGCCTCGCTCCTGGTTGGATCACTAGAAAAGTCCTTCTTCGTCCCGTTCTTCCCGTTACTGTCCTCCTCCGACTCCTCCCAAATCATGCCCAGCTGCGATACAGCCTGGTTGGCCAAATACGGGAAATTAACGCTCCCCGATAAGAGGCATCATCGAACGAAGCGTCCGTCACGCCGAGTTGAGATTTCAGCTGCGCGATGAATGACCGAGGAGACAGAACGCCTTCAGGAGGAACCTCTTGTTGATAATCTATACCGCGCATGCTCTCTAAGGAATCTACCATCGGATCGCACAGCTGCGTCAATCCAAGATTCGCGCTGTAGAACTCGATCAGCTGCGAGATTATGCTCTGCTGCTCGAATAAGAGCATTTCTAGTTTTTCGAGCCGCTCCCACATTTTCACGTACTCCTGCGACAACATGTTCAAGGCCCGCCAAGCGTAGGTGAGCTCGTTCTCCAAGACGCCCAGACGAGATCCCAGCCGCTCGACGTACTCGTCCACGCTGCTCGGCTCGTTCTGCTGCTGCTCATCATGCTGGTGCTgatgctgctgctgctgttgctggGATGGCGAACCAGGGCGGGAGTAGAGTGCCAGGTGGTTATTGTCTTCCGTCGACTCCATTTCGTTAGCGAATCATTTCGATGAAAAGTAGAATTTCTGCGCGTCAATAGAAGCTCCTTCGAAGAGGCTCTCTTAAAGCACTGACTTAGcggataaaaaccgaatttggaATACCCTAAATTTTAGTTGCCCTACATTTTTATTCGAGGGGTTTACAGTTCCTTAatgaattatttaatttatagTTCCATTCCCCAGGAATCCCAATTAATCTGTTTCAGGTCATGATATCATGTCACCATGTTGTTTTGTTTGCACTGCAACTCACTGACGAATTTGGAAGATTAGTCTCCGGCGTTTCTTCATTAAGTTACAGGGCCTTCCATTATGACGGATCCAATCGGTCACACCTGTAATACAATATCACATTATTAATACACAGCTGGGATTGGATAAATCCCTCGTGCCGGAAATTGCCACCGTAACGCGCTGTAGAAATTCGCCGTCGTttactttttcatcagttaCACTAGGTTGGAGCCAGTAAATCCGAAACTTGTAGTGTGTTACCACTCACgccaaaaaataacaaacaGAAGAAACAAGGggaataaaaattcaacaacGAAATTAAAAGATCGTAAATTGAACGCCGACAGTTCATGGACAAAGTTAGACTGGTATTAAAGTTACAACTTCATCGTAACTTCAGTTTACTTAGGTtcaaacctaagaatacaactatttcgactttggtgtgttgcacggtatcacacgtaattgaaggcgttttgcgcGTTTAGCACCGTTTAGTCGACGTCTGGCGCACGATTTAACTCAATTAGatttttgttctttcacaaGGGGCTGATCAAATTTACGCCTCAAAACACGTTCAGTAGCTTAGTTGGGAGTTAGTTCCAGTGATACTCGTTGCGAGCATCgtattttgcgtgaaattttgggtaAAAAACATGCagcagaatgcttaaatttgtaccttctCTATTGGTCCAGTAGGGTATCGGACATCAAATAAGCTCACCTAACTCCAACTGGACCGCGGTTTGTAGAGAGAAACCAagacacatcagctattgcgaaattttagtgggcaatttaatctttaacaggagaacgtttgtgcggattccttcgaaagttttgaggaattcgcttcgtactgtgcagaaaatacactgaaatattgacgaaaatccgcacaaccgttttcatctAAGGAGtcaaattgcccacttaaatttagcaatagctcatgtggcttggtttttctctgcttaacgcggtccaacgtTCTACCGAGATGCGAAGAAGGAGCTCATcggaagcagtggcgtggcgtgctttgcgatatatcgaatgatctaacatttaaacccatggaaaaggatctataaacagggtgttcgcagcgaacactttaatgatcgattcttcaccatgggtttaaattacatatcaatcgatttatcgcaactcacgccacgccactgatcggaAGAAGGTCGACTAAATCGGGATCCTAGTCCAGAAAATCGGTTTTTCGGGCACCGAATAAACCCACCTGCAAACGCGGACTTCCCTCGAGATAtcaaatgaggggggggggggttgccgcGGCGTGTCATAAATATTTGCCCGCTCGGAAGTAAAATTCATGAGAAACTGAAAGCTCGGAGTTATCATGGCAGAGAATAAACGGGAAGCAAACGCGCGGCGGTCGAACTGTTTAGGAGCGATGAAGGCGGCAGTTGCGACGACAGCATCACGTCACTCGACTCAACGCGGTGAAGAGCGGGTCTCCGGGATACGTGTGTCGGGAGCCAATGAGGGCGCCGACGCCAACGCACAGTGGTGCGAGATCGGAAATGATAGGATGCCGATGGCTTTCTGTGTTTCAGTCACTGCTCCTATTGtcttttttcgaagaggaacaacttggcttgaaatttccacaaaatacactggaaaaaaaaaaacacattggatctaggttccagactcttgaaaacattgacaagaaaaaataatcttgaatcaatcggattttagcttgaatgggacgaaatccgcttaaattaagaggcttggttcttgatttcagctagattctgattgaatcaagagtactttttcttgtcgatgtttttaagagtctggactctagatccaatgtgttttttttccagtgtgctgtgTTTCAGTCACTGCTCCTATTGTCTTTTTTGGAAGAGAAACAACTTggcttgaaatttccacaaaatattccgtcaacacagaagaaaaatcaaggagtttTTCCAGAgacaattttaaattgtttagtTTTCCGATGATAAAagctcatttggacgtatttctgccgaacggaacaaTGTTTATTAAgatatgagccttgagacccataagaatatatgcataacagagctcacgacATAATGCACATTGTCCCGTTTGAcagaatacgtccatttgtgggTATCCCGAGCAAATGCACCATTTCACGATGATAACACTATTCGATCACGTGGGAGCTGAGATTGCCTACTCTGAACATTGAAGGCGGCCAAAGATTACGATTTGTAGGACCACTTCATAATTTAAAGGGGATCACCCTGCCCTGGAAAAAGACAAGAGCCATAAGGATTGGGTtggtgcgggacttttgaatcaccttATATAGGTCGCCAAGTAATAAATATTCAGAAATCACATTATTCCGACAGTGGACCGATTTTGGCCCTTATCGGCACCCCTCATATTTtactaaatctgcaaattttgatgtttattcagtcacattatatattttcaggCGTACTTTCAACGATCTAGAAACTATAGATACGCTAATCATAAGCCGCGCTGTTCTACGTTTTGTATTAATGAAactatcccaagtagcatttc contains:
- the LOC140224493 gene encoding uncharacterized protein, which encodes MIWEESEEDSNGKNGTKKDFSSDPTRSEAKESLYSCAEYKDYRFGLAISQETDLNGLDQEAVNKLHELDRLSSKLQKDSSELKLLQNQLLNQQSLASSKADFSVSEQVEMNDVDEQLRRMYAEIELERWNLSSSPKSVDELLIISGLSNSGSRNRSGSNLRLSSGEIATDYEKKTPTGFFSTPNSPRMQTRFNSSTGNISLLGKHDSTTSPLRKTSSNRSLPLSPKRSDSYPLSSSYPIDYSIQTSLSSTAPTPFNTASLLNKNIFSASNERISSPSPSTMSLRTRQDGYIGASRQSMSDLESLLNSAPSSPPPPAPQDPNPFLKPSSDVSPLHMYNSGTNSSNTFSVDPSHGKLSPRTPRSPKSPRTSPKHIAKSNSTNIIQAKSDSGLSSMSSQWSSLEKSPGSPKSASRSKTPTSYVADNLSHIGRASQISSVSSQYIPVLGSSDNEQRYYNCLSSQDASIYQSSQQQNGMYSNFVPSPAPRSDYIKSPRLSRRHTDSGAAPSSYPDVYERLMGQQPAIYSMACSDRDQNYTSVYTSGVSNILPQTTLSNVPDLIGPHTTNRPYLEHRSKSQSSPARPNRRLARGYSTGAVPTGDLSDMEEYKNAMYRTMFPTGNITDALTYYPTSSAIPDSNLVDGNRYDKELNYSLSQAHLSSRGRDLHSRSIDSLGYNNLSSYQGQPQYTDSSISDLSSYSQKTTIDYNSSLLNKSYAVNQQANSTGYDPSSVIVSKSGYISIAADIKEPVKEKTKKLRKGSSLKEAMSHVGSQVSLWLPDIHLKRHRSYSLPTDVHPDDMPAQKESKRGSKLSRLKSLSSIGSLPKKTRKHPIVMTVSNILHKAKKRTHGGHSFSDPEQSEPELSGRLSRASEESEDSVFSDTPNDNSVFSKISHQKKIMKAPSAPEPQYDTESHDERENIFEPREKKSADLFSDNGADAASLFVTIGEVKKSSVSHESDLNKDDSVQFPPVTFSSARKNGLYREL